A window of Hevea brasiliensis isolate MT/VB/25A 57/8 chromosome 14, ASM3005281v1, whole genome shotgun sequence contains these coding sequences:
- the LOC131173403 gene encoding uncharacterized protein LOC131173403 — translation MIRYQCVSVQAADAILPLNWKESVKKRVHQFLMGLDEEGYGTVRSNILSTEPLPNLNRAYAMVVQQERVRTMTRTKEERGNPMSFAIRAGSRNSGGDKDKSSICSNCNREGHDAESCFQLIGYPEWWGNRPRGTSAGRGSGQKRGNGAGRSKGGVACANGTQATRVDGGRGIVTDSDRKGLSGLNEEQWAALLGMLNSCQNGGNERLTGPKFEEPDWSG, via the exons ATGATCAGATACCAGTGTGTATCTGTGCAGGCTGCAGATGCAATCTTACCATTGAATTGGAAAGAAAGcgtgaagaagagagttcatcagTTTTTGATGGGCTTGGATGAAGAAGGATACGGAACAGTGCGCTCTAATATTTTGAGCACTGAACCCTTGCCCAATTTGAATCGTGCCTATGCTATGGTTGTTCAGCAAGAGCGGGTGCGAACTATGACACGAACCAAGGAAGAAAGAGGCAATCCTATGAGTTTTGCAATTCGAGCAGGTAGTCGAAATTCAGGGGGGGATAAAGACAAATCCTCAATTTGTTCTAATTGCAACCGAGAGGGACATGATGCTGAAAGTTGTTTCCAGCTGATAGGTTATCCAGAATGGTGGGGTAATAGACCACGTGGAACTTCTGCTGGACGAGGAAGTGGTCAAAAGCGTGGCAATGGAGCAGGACGTAGCAAGGGAGGAGTTGCTTGTGCCAATGGCACACAAGCAACTAGAGTTGATGGTGGGCGTGGAATTGTGACAGATTCAGATCGAAAGGGTCTTAGTGGATTAAATGAAGAGCAGTGGGCTGCTTTGCTGGGCATGTTGAATTCTTGTCAGAATGGTGGCAATGAGAGGCTGACAG gacctaaattcgaggaacctgattggagcgggtga